The Streptomyces aurantiacus genome includes a region encoding these proteins:
- a CDS encoding DUF5941 domain-containing protein: MSTAILTGQPVPGSSLEGDLRSLGFDVRVATDAADAETLLAAVPANQRVAVVDSRFVGHVHALRLGLTDPRFEAAAIPGAVTARPAARPALARALRTASDDASNGSVVVGIVADRVADALDTDLHRPELGELVAEVPRDPQARNEARQALATVDDEAIRLRTAVKSRDGFFTTYCISPYSRYLARWCARRGFTPNQVTTASLITALIAAGCAATGTRAGFVAAGLLLLFSFVLDCTDGQLARYSLQYSTLGAWLDATFDRAKEYAYYAGLALGAARGGDDVWALALGAMVLQICRHVVDFSFNEANHDATANTSPTAALSDKLDSVGWTVWLRRMIVLPIGERWAMIAVLTALTTPRITFYALLVGCALAATYTTAGRVLRSLTRKAQRTDRAAQALADLTDSGPLAELLARLGRGVRLGGPAAVALVAGALVVLASWLSPYGSWWPVLGAGVYVLLSPVALQRPLKGALDWLVPPFFRAAEYGTVLVLAAEADVNGALPAAFGLVGAVAYHHYDTVYRIRGNAGAPPHWLVRAIGGHEGRTLLVTVLAALLAATDFKVALTAFAVAVALLVLVESISFWVTAHRRGAPAVHDEGEPA; this comes from the coding sequence CTGTCGACCGCCATCCTCACCGGTCAGCCGGTCCCCGGATCGTCGCTCGAGGGCGATCTGCGGTCGCTCGGCTTCGACGTGCGGGTCGCCACCGACGCGGCCGACGCCGAGACGCTCCTCGCCGCCGTCCCCGCGAACCAGCGGGTCGCCGTCGTCGACTCCCGCTTCGTGGGTCACGTCCACGCGCTGCGGCTCGGCCTGACCGACCCACGCTTCGAGGCAGCCGCGATCCCCGGCGCCGTCACCGCCCGGCCCGCGGCCCGGCCGGCGCTGGCCCGGGCGCTGCGCACGGCCTCCGACGACGCGTCGAACGGTTCCGTGGTGGTGGGCATCGTCGCCGACCGTGTCGCGGACGCCCTCGACACCGATCTGCACCGGCCCGAGCTGGGTGAACTCGTCGCCGAGGTCCCGAGGGACCCGCAGGCGCGCAACGAGGCCCGGCAGGCCCTCGCCACCGTCGACGACGAGGCGATCCGGCTGCGCACGGCCGTGAAGTCCCGCGACGGCTTCTTCACCACGTACTGCATCAGCCCGTACTCCCGCTATCTCGCCCGCTGGTGCGCCCGTCGCGGCTTCACGCCGAACCAGGTCACCACGGCATCGCTGATCACCGCGCTGATCGCGGCCGGCTGTGCGGCGACCGGCACCCGCGCCGGCTTCGTCGCCGCGGGCCTGCTGCTCCTCTTCTCCTTCGTCCTCGACTGCACGGACGGCCAGCTCGCCCGCTACTCCCTGCAGTACTCCACGCTCGGAGCCTGGCTCGACGCGACCTTCGACCGCGCCAAGGAGTACGCCTACTACGCGGGCCTCGCCCTCGGCGCGGCCCGGGGCGGCGACGACGTATGGGCGCTCGCCCTCGGCGCGATGGTCCTGCAGATCTGCCGGCACGTCGTCGACTTCTCCTTCAACGAGGCGAACCACGACGCCACCGCCAACACCAGCCCCACCGCCGCACTCTCCGACAAGCTCGACAGCGTCGGCTGGACGGTCTGGCTGCGCCGGATGATCGTCCTGCCCATCGGCGAGCGCTGGGCCATGATCGCCGTGCTCACCGCGCTGACGACCCCCCGCATCACCTTCTACGCCCTGCTCGTCGGATGCGCGCTCGCCGCGACGTACACGACGGCGGGCCGGGTCCTCAGGTCGCTGACCCGCAAGGCGCAGCGCACCGACCGGGCCGCGCAGGCCCTCGCCGACCTGACCGACTCGGGTCCGCTCGCCGAGCTCCTGGCGCGCCTGGGACGCGGTGTGCGCCTCGGCGGTCCGGCCGCCGTCGCCCTGGTCGCCGGCGCCCTCGTCGTCCTTGCGTCCTGGCTTTCCCCGTACGGCAGTTGGTGGCCCGTCCTGGGCGCCGGTGTCTACGTCCTGCTGTCGCCCGTGGCCCTCCAGCGGCCGCTGAAGGGCGCCCTGGACTGGCTGGTTCCGCCGTTCTTCCGGGCGGCCGAGTACGGGACCGTCCTGGTACTGGCGGCCGAAGCCGATGTGAACGGCGCCCTTCCAGCGGCTTTCGGCCTGGTGGGTGCGGTCGCCTACCATCATTACGACACGGTGTACCGCATCCGCGGCAACGCCGGCGCGCCTCCGCACTGGCTGGTGCGGGCGATCGGCGGGCACGAAGGCAGGACGCTGCTGGTCACCGTCCTGGCCGCGCTGCTCGCCGCCACAGATTTCAAGGTCGCGCTCACGGCTTTCGCCGTGGCCGTGGCACTGCTGGTGCTCGTCGAGAGCATCAGCTTCTGGGTGACCGCCCACAGGCGCGGCGCACCCGCCGTACACGATGAAGGAGAACCCGCATGA
- a CDS encoding SCO6745 family protein: protein MTTALPERAGRRCHNVLNPLHSAHYFSPDLGKELAEVGVTDPNAAYFAVRAAAMGPVGAGTVTATFYNFRHELVARHVPAVWRTASPEVVLAARARVVDSTLRRLLGDEAIASAEVAEAAELALRATEACTRTARPLYAAHADLPVPSEPHLALWHAATLLREHRGDGHLAVLLDAELDPLEALVSHTATGKGMAPKWVLATRGWHREDWDAATRRLKERGLLDAGGELTESGIALRKEIETRTDRLDAAPYEHLGGAGVERLTELAMGLVMTALAAGAFPEDMIGKS, encoded by the coding sequence ATGACCACAGCCCTGCCGGAGCGTGCCGGACGTCGATGCCACAACGTCCTCAATCCGCTGCACTCGGCCCACTACTTCTCGCCCGACCTCGGCAAGGAGCTCGCGGAGGTCGGCGTGACGGACCCGAACGCCGCGTACTTCGCGGTGCGCGCGGCGGCCATGGGGCCGGTGGGCGCGGGCACGGTGACGGCGACGTTCTACAACTTCCGCCACGAACTGGTGGCACGGCATGTGCCCGCGGTGTGGCGGACCGCCTCGCCGGAGGTGGTGCTGGCGGCACGCGCGCGCGTCGTGGACTCGACCCTGCGGCGGCTGCTCGGGGACGAGGCGATCGCCTCCGCGGAGGTCGCCGAGGCGGCGGAACTGGCGCTGCGCGCCACCGAGGCGTGCACCAGGACCGCCCGCCCGCTGTACGCCGCCCACGCGGACCTGCCGGTGCCGTCCGAGCCGCACCTCGCGCTCTGGCACGCTGCCACACTGCTGCGCGAGCACCGCGGCGACGGTCACCTGGCGGTGCTGCTCGACGCGGAACTCGACCCCCTGGAGGCGCTGGTGAGCCACACCGCCACGGGAAAGGGCATGGCGCCCAAGTGGGTCCTCGCCACCCGCGGCTGGCACCGCGAGGACTGGGACGCGGCCACCCGCCGCCTCAAGGAGCGCGGACTGCTCGACGCCGGGGGCGAGTTGACGGAGTCCGGCATCGCCCTCCGCAAGGAGATCGAGACGCGCACGGACCGGCTCGACGCAGCTCCGTACGAGCATCTGGGCGGCGCCGGCGTCGAGCGCCTCACCGAGCTGGCCATGGGGCTGGTCATGACGGCGCTGGCCGCCGGAGCCTTCCCCGAGGACATGATCGGCAAGAGCTGA
- a CDS encoding DJ-1/PfpI family protein: protein MRIAIVLFDRFTALDAVGPYETLGRLPDSETVFVAEQRGPVRTDTGNLAVTADRTFAEVPDPDIVVVPGGPGQTPQMENEALLGWLRAADATSTWTTSVCTGSLLLAAAGLLEGRRATSHWLALDHLKRFGVRPTGERVVTDGKYVTAAGVSAGIDMGLTLLGRIAGDEQAQTVQLLTEYDPQPPYDAGSPEKAPAHIVERFRAASRFSAK, encoded by the coding sequence ATGCGCATCGCCATCGTCCTCTTCGACCGCTTCACAGCCCTCGACGCGGTGGGCCCCTACGAGACCCTCGGCCGCCTGCCAGACTCGGAGACGGTCTTCGTCGCCGAGCAGCGGGGGCCCGTCCGCACCGACACCGGCAACCTCGCCGTCACGGCCGACAGGACCTTCGCCGAGGTCCCGGACCCGGACATCGTGGTGGTACCGGGAGGCCCCGGCCAGACCCCGCAGATGGAGAACGAGGCACTCCTCGGCTGGCTGCGCGCTGCGGACGCCACGAGCACCTGGACGACGTCGGTGTGCACCGGCTCGCTGCTGCTCGCGGCGGCCGGACTTCTGGAGGGCCGCCGCGCCACCTCCCACTGGCTGGCCCTCGACCACCTGAAGCGCTTCGGCGTCCGGCCGACGGGGGAGCGGGTCGTGACCGACGGCAAGTACGTCACCGCGGCCGGCGTCTCGGCGGGCATCGACATGGGCCTCACCCTGCTCGGCAGGATCGCGGGCGACGAACAGGCCCAGACCGTACAGCTGTTGACGGAGTACGATCCGCAGCCGCCCTACGACGCGGGCTCCCCGGAGAAGGCCCCGGCCCACATCGTCGAGCGGTTCCGTGCGGCGAGCCGCTTCAGCGCGAAGTAG
- a CDS encoding enoyl-CoA hydratase/isomerase family protein, translated as MEPQLLHSVDDGVATVVIHHPAKRNAMTADMWRALPPLLDTLAADRTVRVLVLTGEGATFCAGADISSLRSSAGQAQGLAVGAEEALAAFPKPTLAAVRGYCVGGGCQLAAACDLRFADEQASFGITPAKLGIVYAASSTRRLVSLVGPATAKYLLFSGELIDAGRALRTGLVDEVLPGGELDKRVAEFARVLVSRSQLTQAAAKEFADGRTDRDAYWARQARDGGDTAEGVAAFLERRSPDFTWNTPASGPGSTSR; from the coding sequence ATGGAGCCGCAGCTGCTGCACAGCGTCGACGACGGGGTCGCCACCGTCGTCATCCACCACCCGGCCAAGCGCAACGCCATGACGGCGGACATGTGGCGGGCGCTGCCGCCCCTGCTCGACACGCTGGCCGCCGACCGGACCGTACGGGTCCTCGTGCTCACCGGCGAGGGCGCAACCTTCTGTGCCGGGGCCGACATCTCCTCGCTGCGGAGCTCGGCCGGCCAGGCGCAGGGGCTGGCCGTGGGCGCGGAGGAGGCGCTCGCCGCGTTCCCCAAGCCGACACTCGCCGCCGTACGCGGCTACTGCGTGGGCGGGGGATGTCAGCTCGCGGCGGCCTGCGATCTGCGGTTCGCGGACGAGCAGGCGTCGTTCGGCATCACCCCGGCGAAGCTGGGGATCGTCTACGCGGCCTCCTCCACCCGGCGGTTGGTGTCCCTGGTGGGGCCAGCCACCGCCAAGTACCTGCTGTTCTCGGGCGAGTTGATCGACGCGGGGCGCGCGCTGCGCACCGGCTTGGTGGACGAGGTGCTGCCCGGCGGTGAACTGGACAAGCGGGTCGCGGAGTTCGCGCGGGTTCTCGTCTCCCGCTCACAGCTGACGCAGGCCGCGGCGAAGGAGTTCGCCGACGGCCGTACCGACCGGGACGCGTACTGGGCGCGGCAGGCGCGGGACGGCGGCGACACCGCCGAGGGGGTCGCCGCCTTCCTGGAGCGCCGCAGTCCCGACTTCACCTGGAACACGCCCGCGTCCGGGCCCGGTTCTACTTCGCGCTGA
- a CDS encoding GlxA family transcriptional regulator, translating to MAHRTVLVVLFDGVQSLDVTGPVEVLAGADAQVGDPGGTYRIHTASPDGTPVRTSSGLTLVPDHTLADAPAPHTLLVPGGPGARDPDPRVVDWLREHGPRAERLVSVCTGATLLAEAGLLDGRRVTTHWAYCARLARDHPAVEVDPDPIYVRDGRVATSAGVTAGIDLALALVEEDVGREAALTVARHLVVFLRRPGNQAQFSVQLSAQTARREPLREVQHWIAEHPGDDLCVESLAVRARLSPRHFARAFQAETGTTPGRYVDAVRLEHARRLLEDTTDGIEQIARASGYGTPEAMRRAFVKALGSAPTEYRRRFRTAPLGEPDAGPRTPR from the coding sequence ATGGCGCACCGAACCGTCCTCGTCGTCCTCTTCGACGGCGTCCAGAGCCTCGATGTCACCGGCCCCGTGGAGGTCCTCGCGGGCGCCGACGCCCAGGTCGGCGACCCCGGCGGGACGTACCGCATCCACACCGCCTCCCCCGACGGCACGCCGGTGCGCACCTCCAGCGGCCTCACCCTGGTCCCGGACCACACCCTCGCCGACGCACCGGCCCCGCACACCCTGCTCGTCCCCGGCGGGCCGGGCGCGCGCGACCCCGATCCGCGCGTGGTCGACTGGCTGCGCGAGCACGGCCCGCGCGCCGAGCGCCTCGTCTCCGTCTGCACCGGGGCGACCCTGCTCGCCGAGGCGGGCCTCCTGGACGGGCGCCGGGTGACGACGCACTGGGCGTACTGCGCCCGGCTGGCCCGCGACCACCCGGCCGTCGAGGTGGACCCGGACCCCATCTACGTACGCGACGGCCGGGTCGCCACCTCGGCCGGGGTCACCGCCGGAATCGACCTCGCCCTCGCGCTCGTCGAGGAGGACGTCGGCCGCGAGGCCGCCCTCACCGTCGCCCGCCACCTCGTCGTCTTCCTCCGGCGCCCGGGGAACCAGGCCCAGTTCAGCGTCCAGCTGTCCGCGCAGACGGCCCGGCGCGAGCCACTGCGCGAGGTCCAGCACTGGATCGCCGAGCACCCCGGCGACGACCTGTGCGTCGAGTCCCTGGCGGTTCGCGCCCGCCTCTCGCCCCGCCACTTCGCCCGCGCGTTCCAGGCCGAGACGGGCACGACCCCGGGCCGCTACGTCGACGCCGTCCGGCTCGAACACGCCCGCCGCCTCCTGGAGGACACCACGGACGGCATCGAGCAGATCGCCCGCGCCAGCGGCTACGGCACCCCGGAGGCGATGCGCCGGGCCTTCGTCAAGGCCCTGGGCTCCGCCCCGACGGAATACCGCCGCCGCTTCCGAACGGCACCGCTCGGGGAGCCGGACGCGGGCCCACGGACGCCCCGATAG
- a CDS encoding HdeD family acid-resistance protein: MPKSRLRSAPESAPGNDETAKLSRSFGWLAALGVILVLAGLVGLVYTGVATLTSMLLFGWLLLIGGVVGLLHAVQARASNFFWLGVVVAALNIAAGVVIISKPEAAAEALTMFAALLFLTGGVFRLVGSLVVRGPQFGWLLVQGAFGLLLGILVLASWPSSSEYVIGTFFSLALLFDGLGLVATGYGGRRIVSLVSEQTRTTRIVPDAAQDGQEQSHS; the protein is encoded by the coding sequence ATGCCCAAGTCCAGGCTCAGGTCCGCACCCGAGTCCGCACCCGGGAACGACGAGACCGCGAAGCTCAGCCGCAGCTTCGGCTGGCTCGCCGCGCTCGGCGTGATCCTGGTGCTCGCGGGGCTGGTCGGCCTCGTCTACACCGGGGTCGCCACACTGACGTCGATGCTGCTGTTCGGCTGGCTCCTGCTGATCGGCGGCGTGGTCGGCCTGCTGCACGCGGTGCAGGCCCGCGCCTCCAACTTCTTCTGGCTCGGTGTCGTGGTCGCGGCCCTGAACATCGCCGCGGGCGTCGTGATCATCAGCAAGCCCGAGGCGGCCGCCGAGGCACTGACGATGTTCGCCGCGCTGCTGTTCCTGACCGGCGGTGTCTTCCGTCTGGTCGGCAGCCTGGTGGTACGAGGACCCCAGTTCGGCTGGTTGCTCGTCCAGGGGGCCTTCGGCCTCCTGCTCGGCATCCTCGTGCTCGCCTCGTGGCCGAGCAGCAGCGAGTACGTCATCGGTACGTTCTTCTCGCTCGCGCTGCTCTTCGACGGTCTGGGCCTGGTGGCGACCGGGTACGGGGGCCGGCGCATCGTCAGTCTCGTCTCGGAGCAAACCCGTACAACCCGAATAGTTCCGGATGCGGCACAGGACGGACAGGAGCAGTCCCACAGCTGA
- a CDS encoding LPFR motif small protein: MFRAIADVLRQIGGAIATVVTLPFRALARLFGGASSSTRGGGRTRRA; this comes from the coding sequence GTGTTCCGTGCCATCGCAGACGTGTTGCGGCAGATCGGCGGGGCCATCGCCACAGTGGTGACGCTCCCGTTCCGTGCACTGGCCCGACTGTTCGGCGGCGCCTCGAGCTCCACGCGCGGGGGCGGCCGGACGCGCAGGGCCTGA
- the idi gene encoding isopentenyl-diphosphate Delta-isomerase, translating into MPITPATATHSSSNGTAEAILLELVDEDGTTIGTAEKLTAHQPPGQLHRAFSVFLFDERGRLLLQQRALGKYHSPGVWSNTCCGHPYPGEAPFAAAARRTYEELGVSPSLLAEAGTVRYNHPDPESGLVEQEFNHLFVGMVQSALRPDPEEVGSTAFVSAAELAERHAKDPFSAWFMTVLDSARPAIRELTGDAAGW; encoded by the coding sequence ATGCCGATCACTCCTGCCACCGCGACGCACAGTTCGTCGAACGGCACCGCCGAAGCCATCTTGCTCGAACTGGTCGACGAGGACGGCACCACGATCGGCACAGCGGAGAAGCTCACGGCCCATCAGCCGCCCGGGCAGCTGCACCGGGCGTTCTCCGTCTTCCTCTTCGACGAGCGGGGCCGGCTGCTGCTGCAGCAGCGGGCGCTGGGCAAGTACCACTCCCCCGGGGTCTGGTCCAACACGTGCTGCGGTCACCCGTACCCCGGCGAGGCGCCCTTCGCGGCGGCCGCGCGCCGGACGTACGAGGAGCTGGGTGTCTCGCCCTCGCTGCTCGCGGAGGCGGGGACCGTCAGGTACAACCACCCCGATCCGGAGTCGGGGCTGGTGGAGCAGGAGTTCAACCACCTCTTCGTCGGGATGGTGCAGTCGGCTCTGCGGCCGGACCCCGAGGAGGTCGGTTCGACGGCCTTCGTGAGCGCGGCCGAGCTGGCGGAGCGGCACGCGAAGGACCCGTTCTCGGCGTGGTTCATGACCGTGCTGGACTCGGCCCGCCCGGCGATCAGGGAACTGACCGGGGACGCCGCAGGCTGGTGA
- a CDS encoding cation diffusion facilitator family transporter, which yields MGAGHGHGHTHGAAGGGTAAAAYRGRLRVALSITLTVMAVETVGGIAANSLALIADAAHMATDALGLGLALLAIHFAGRPPTGSRTFGYARAEVLAALANCLLLLGVGGYVLYEALQRFVTPAQTEGGLTVVFGLIGLVANMISLSLLVRGQKESLNVRGAFLEVAADALGSLAVLVSAVVVLATGWRAADPVASIVIGLMIVPRTWKLLRETLEVLLEAAPKDVDMAAVRSHIRAVPGVEGVHDLHAWTITSGLPVLSAHVVVGPGALDTAGHERVLHELRSCLEDHFDVEHCTFQLEPAGHAVHEARLCH from the coding sequence ATGGGGGCCGGTCATGGTCACGGACACACGCACGGCGCCGCCGGCGGGGGCACGGCGGCCGCGGCGTACCGCGGGAGACTGCGCGTCGCCCTGTCGATCACGCTCACCGTCATGGCGGTGGAGACCGTCGGCGGGATCGCCGCGAATTCGCTCGCGCTCATCGCGGACGCGGCACACATGGCGACCGACGCGCTCGGTCTCGGCCTGGCACTGCTGGCGATCCACTTCGCGGGCCGCCCGCCGACCGGGAGCCGCACCTTCGGATACGCGCGAGCCGAGGTCCTCGCCGCTCTGGCGAACTGTCTGCTGCTGCTCGGCGTCGGCGGGTACGTCCTGTACGAGGCACTCCAGCGCTTCGTGACCCCGGCGCAGACCGAGGGCGGGCTGACGGTCGTGTTCGGCCTGATCGGTCTGGTCGCGAACATGATCTCGCTCTCCCTGCTGGTGCGGGGGCAGAAGGAGAGCCTGAACGTGCGCGGCGCGTTCCTGGAGGTCGCCGCGGACGCGCTCGGTTCCCTGGCGGTGCTGGTGTCCGCGGTCGTCGTGCTGGCCACCGGTTGGCGGGCCGCCGATCCGGTCGCCTCGATCGTCATCGGCCTGATGATCGTGCCCCGTACGTGGAAGCTGCTGCGGGAGACGCTGGAGGTGCTCCTGGAGGCGGCGCCGAAGGACGTCGACATGGCGGCGGTACGGTCCCACATCCGTGCGGTGCCGGGCGTCGAGGGCGTACACGACCTGCACGCCTGGACGATCACCTCGGGCCTGCCGGTCCTCTCCGCGCACGTGGTCGTCGGCCCGGGGGCGCTGGACACCGCGGGGCACGAGCGGGTGCTGCACGAACTGCGGTCCTGTCTCGAAGACCACTTCGACGTGGAGCACTGCACCTTCCAGCTGGAGCCGGCCGGGCACGCGGTGCACGAGGCGCGGCTCTGCCACTGA
- a CDS encoding sugar phosphate nucleotidyltransferase, which yields MIGLVLAAGAGRRLRPYTDTLPKALVPVGPEGNEDSITVLDLTLGNFAEIGLTEVAIIVGYRKEAVYERREALEQKYGVKITLIDNDKAEEWNNAYSLWCGRDAIKHSVILANGDTVHPVSVEKTLLAARGDGKKIILALDTVKSLADEEMKVVVGPEGGMTKITKLMDPAEATGEYIGVTLIEGDAADELADALKTVFETDPQQFYEHGYQELVNRGFRIDVAPIGDVKWVEIDNHEDLAKGREIACQY from the coding sequence ATGATCGGCCTCGTGCTGGCTGCCGGCGCCGGACGGCGTCTGCGCCCCTACACCGACACCCTGCCCAAGGCTCTGGTGCCGGTGGGACCCGAGGGCAACGAGGACAGCATCACCGTGCTCGACCTCACCCTCGGCAACTTCGCCGAGATCGGCCTGACCGAGGTCGCCATCATCGTCGGGTACCGCAAGGAAGCCGTCTACGAGCGCCGCGAGGCGCTGGAGCAGAAGTACGGCGTCAAGATCACCCTGATCGACAACGACAAGGCCGAGGAGTGGAACAACGCCTACTCCCTGTGGTGCGGCCGTGACGCCATCAAGCACTCGGTGATCCTCGCCAACGGCGACACCGTGCACCCGGTCTCCGTCGAGAAGACCCTGCTCGCCGCCCGCGGCGACGGCAAGAAGATCATCCTCGCCCTCGACACGGTGAAGTCCCTCGCCGACGAGGAGATGAAGGTCGTCGTCGGCCCCGAGGGCGGCATGACCAAGATCACCAAGCTGATGGACCCGGCCGAGGCGACCGGTGAGTACATCGGCGTCACCCTGATCGAGGGCGACGCCGCCGACGAGCTCGCCGACGCGCTCAAGACGGTCTTCGAGACCGACCCGCAGCAGTTCTACGAGCACGGCTACCAGGAGCTCGTGAACCGCGGCTTCCGTATCGACGTGGCCCCCATCGGTGACGTCAAGTGGGTCGAGATCGACAACCACGAGGACCTCGCCAAGGGACGTGAGATCGCGTGCCAGTACTGA
- a CDS encoding ATP-binding protein — MDDPGRGPGPGPEGGGERPPDGRPPGPLPYEGVWRFTAPAVDASVPQARHAVRDLLVRQGVPVSDDLVQGLLLIVSELVTNAVRHAALLSPTLAVEIAVGAEWVRVSVEDNHPYRPTALEADHGQTGGRGLLLVREVTREAGGVCDVEHTATGGKVIWSALPLTRTRLI, encoded by the coding sequence ATGGACGACCCCGGGCGGGGGCCCGGCCCAGGCCCTGAAGGCGGCGGGGAGAGGCCCCCCGACGGGAGACCCCCCGGCCCGCTGCCGTACGAGGGAGTCTGGCGGTTCACCGCTCCCGCCGTCGACGCCTCGGTGCCGCAGGCGCGGCACGCGGTCCGCGACCTGCTGGTCCGCCAGGGCGTACCCGTCTCGGACGACCTCGTCCAGGGACTTCTGCTGATCGTCTCCGAGCTGGTCACCAACGCGGTCCGGCACGCGGCGCTGCTCTCGCCGACGCTCGCCGTCGAGATCGCCGTCGGGGCCGAGTGGGTGCGGGTCTCCGTCGAGGACAACCACCCCTACCGCCCGACGGCCCTGGAGGCGGACCACGGCCAGACCGGCGGCCGCGGTCTCCTCCTGGTCCGCGAGGTGACGAGGGAGGCGGGCGGCGTGTGCGACGTGGAGCACACGGCGACGGGCGGCAAGGTGATCTGGTCGGCGCTGCCCCTCACACGCACACGGTTGATCTGA
- the galE gene encoding UDP-glucose 4-epimerase GalE: MTWLITGGAGYIGAHVARAMAEAGERVLALDDLSAGVPARLPDGIPLVQGSALDGELLKRVLAEHAVTGVVHLAARKQVGESVAQPTRYYQENVGGLATLLDAVAGAGVERFVFSSSAAVYGNPDVDLITEDTPCAPMSPYGETKLAGEWLVRAAGRAHGIRTACLRYFNVAGAAAPELADTGVFNVVPMVFDRLTRDEAPRIFGDDYPTPDGTCVRDYIHVADLAEAHLAAARLLVTADTPGDLTVNIGRGEGVSVRELLTLIGEVTGDTRPVLVEPRRPGDAPRAVASAALAAEKLGWSARRGMREMVDSAWQGWQLHHS, from the coding sequence ATGACATGGCTGATCACAGGCGGGGCTGGATACATCGGGGCGCACGTGGCACGGGCCATGGCCGAGGCCGGGGAGCGCGTGCTCGCGCTCGACGACCTCTCGGCCGGGGTCCCCGCGCGGCTGCCCGACGGCATCCCGCTCGTCCAGGGTTCGGCGCTGGACGGGGAGTTGCTGAAGCGGGTCCTCGCCGAGCACGCGGTGACGGGTGTGGTGCACCTGGCCGCGCGCAAGCAGGTCGGCGAGTCCGTGGCCCAGCCCACGCGCTACTACCAGGAGAACGTCGGCGGACTCGCCACGCTCCTCGACGCGGTCGCCGGGGCGGGTGTCGAGCGTTTCGTCTTCTCCTCGTCCGCGGCCGTCTACGGCAACCCGGATGTGGATCTCATCACGGAGGACACCCCGTGCGCCCCGATGAGCCCCTACGGCGAGACGAAGCTCGCGGGTGAGTGGCTGGTGCGGGCCGCGGGGCGCGCGCACGGCATCAGGACCGCGTGCCTGCGCTACTTCAACGTGGCGGGCGCCGCCGCCCCGGAGCTGGCGGACACCGGGGTCTTCAACGTGGTCCCGATGGTCTTCGACCGGCTCACGCGCGACGAGGCCCCCCGGATCTTCGGCGACGACTATCCGACGCCGGACGGCACATGCGTACGCGACTACATCCATGTCGCCGACCTCGCCGAGGCACATCTGGCGGCGGCCCGGCTGCTGGTCACGGCGGACACCCCGGGCGATCTGACGGTGAACATCGGCCGCGGCGAGGGCGTTTCGGTGCGCGAACTCCTGACGCTCATCGGCGAGGTCACCGGCGACACCCGCCCCGTGCTCGTGGAACCGCGCCGCCCCGGCGACGCCCCGCGTGCGGTCGCCTCGGCCGCGCTGGCCGCCGAGAAGCTGGGCTGGAGCGCCCGGCGCGGGATGCGCGAGATGGTCGATTCGGCGTGGCAGGGCTGGCAGCTGCACCACTCGTGA